In a single window of the Mesoplodon densirostris isolate mMesDen1 chromosome 16, mMesDen1 primary haplotype, whole genome shotgun sequence genome:
- the PDZD9 gene encoding PDZ domain-containing protein 9 isoform X1 yields MKKAVHKSVKERQIGLKVKPSVHNLSKTLQTKLTVGSLGLGLIIIQHGPYLQITHLIKKGSAARDGKLQPGDCDVLISVGYANVLGYTLREFLKLLQHITIGTVLQIKVYRDFIDIPQDWQEIYDLIPETKFPITRTTKKTEEAKDDSFTSSDDNEDAVLDKRLYYKYPQSTGHYLARRPMSISREWHGYKKNCTFSVGKDSNCDVMIHRDQKNEVRAASPYWTIVKQDNESSASSTSDAFCLEDYAHVEKGKSKSEPVSKVG; encoded by the exons ATGAAGAAGGCCGTCCACAAAAGCGTTAAGG AAAGACAAATCGGCCTCAAGGTCAAGCCATCTGTACACAACTTGAGCAAAACTCTGCAGACCAAACTCACTGTGGGCAGCCTGGGATTAGGCCTGATCATCATCCAGCATGGGCCCTACCTTCAGATCACCCACCTCATTAAGAAGGGGTCTGCAGCCAGGGATGGAAAACTCCAGCCAGGAGACT gtgATGTTTTGATTAGTGTTGGCTATGCCAATGTGTTAGGATATACTCTTCgagaatttttaaagcttttgcaaCATATCACCATAGGAACAGTGCTACAAATCAAGGTTTACCGAGATTTTATTGACATACCCCAAGACTGGCAAGAAATATATGATTTAATCCCTGAGACCAAATTCCCAATTACACG cACAACAAAGAAAACTGAGGAGGCAAAAGATGACTCTTTCACAAGCAGTGATGACAATGAAGATGCAGTTTTAGATAAAAGACTGTACTATAAATATCCACAGTCCACTGGGCATTACCTTGCAAGGAGACCGATGTCTATCTCCAGAGAATGGCATGGATATAAGAAGAACTGTACTTTTAGTGTAGGAAAAGACAGTAACTGTGACGTAATGATTCACAGAGACCAGAAGAATGAAGTGAGAGCCGCTTCTCCATACTGGACAATTGTGAAGCAAGACAACGAAAGCTCGGCCTCCTCTACCTCAGATGCATTTTGCCTTGAAGACTATGCCCATGTTGAAAAGGGCAAGAGTAAGAGTGAACCTGTATCAAAAGTTGGTTAG
- the PDZD9 gene encoding PDZ domain-containing protein 9 isoform X2: MKKAVHKSVKGDVLISVGYANVLGYTLREFLKLLQHITIGTVLQIKVYRDFIDIPQDWQEIYDLIPETKFPITRTTKKTEEAKDDSFTSSDDNEDAVLDKRLYYKYPQSTGHYLARRPMSISREWHGYKKNCTFSVGKDSNCDVMIHRDQKNEVRAASPYWTIVKQDNESSASSTSDAFCLEDYAHVEKGKSKSEPVSKVG, translated from the exons ATGAAGAAGGCCGTCCACAAAAGCGTTAAGG gtgATGTTTTGATTAGTGTTGGCTATGCCAATGTGTTAGGATATACTCTTCgagaatttttaaagcttttgcaaCATATCACCATAGGAACAGTGCTACAAATCAAGGTTTACCGAGATTTTATTGACATACCCCAAGACTGGCAAGAAATATATGATTTAATCCCTGAGACCAAATTCCCAATTACACG cACAACAAAGAAAACTGAGGAGGCAAAAGATGACTCTTTCACAAGCAGTGATGACAATGAAGATGCAGTTTTAGATAAAAGACTGTACTATAAATATCCACAGTCCACTGGGCATTACCTTGCAAGGAGACCGATGTCTATCTCCAGAGAATGGCATGGATATAAGAAGAACTGTACTTTTAGTGTAGGAAAAGACAGTAACTGTGACGTAATGATTCACAGAGACCAGAAGAATGAAGTGAGAGCCGCTTCTCCATACTGGACAATTGTGAAGCAAGACAACGAAAGCTCGGCCTCCTCTACCTCAGATGCATTTTGCCTTGAAGACTATGCCCATGTTGAAAAGGGCAAGAGTAAGAGTGAACCTGTATCAAAAGTTGGTTAG